One Aquipuribacter hungaricus genomic window carries:
- a CDS encoding dTDP-4-dehydrorhamnose 3,5-epimerase family protein: MERRELAVPGAWELTPVQHADDRGLFYEWFRDDDMVAATGRSFDLRQANCSVSAAGVLRGIHYADVPPGQAKWVTCLAGAVLDVVVDLRVGSPTFGRWDSVLLDGTTRRAVYLAEGLGHGFLSLQDGSTVAYLCSSPYAPGREHEVHPLDEDLGIAWPTEDAAGAPLQPRLSAKDAAAPGLADAAARGLLPRWAG; the protein is encoded by the coding sequence ATGGAGCGCCGCGAGCTTGCCGTGCCGGGGGCCTGGGAGCTGACGCCGGTGCAGCACGCCGACGACCGGGGCCTGTTCTACGAGTGGTTCCGCGACGACGACATGGTCGCCGCCACCGGCCGCTCCTTCGACCTGCGACAGGCGAACTGCTCGGTGTCCGCCGCGGGGGTGCTGCGCGGGATCCACTACGCCGACGTCCCGCCCGGGCAGGCCAAGTGGGTCACCTGCCTGGCCGGGGCCGTGCTCGACGTCGTCGTCGACCTGCGGGTGGGCAGCCCGACGTTCGGGCGGTGGGACTCGGTCCTGCTCGACGGCACCACGCGCCGGGCGGTCTACCTGGCCGAGGGCCTGGGGCACGGCTTCCTGTCCCTGCAGGACGGCTCCACGGTGGCCTACCTCTGCTCCTCGCCGTACGCCCCGGGCCGCGAGCACGAGGTGCACCCGCTCGACGAGGACCTGGGTATCGCCTGGCCGACCGAGGACGCCGCCGGCGCGCCGCTGCAGCCGCGGCTGTCGGCCAAGGACGCGGCCGCCCCCGGCCTCGCCGACGCTGCCGCGCGCGGCCTGCTACCGCGCTGGGCCGGCTGA
- the rfbA gene encoding glucose-1-phosphate thymidylyltransferase RfbA has translation MRGIILAGGSGTRLHPVTLGVSKQLVPVYDKPMVYYPLTTLMLAGITDVLVITTPHDAPAFARLLGDGSQLGISVTYAAQAAPEGLAQAFLIGEEFLAGGPAALVLGDNIFYGPGLGHQLTRFADLDGAAVFAYRVADPERYGIVTFDERGRATHLEEKPAAPRSSYAVPGLYFYGDDVVDLAKELRPSARGEYEITDLNRRYLEQGRLQVEVLPRGTAWLDTGTVDSLLDAGNFVRTIEERQGLKIGCPEEVAWRTGLLDDEALLRVASSHGTTGYGRYLASLLELPPEPPSPPS, from the coding sequence GTGAGAGGGATCATCCTGGCGGGCGGCTCGGGCACGCGGCTGCACCCGGTCACCCTCGGCGTGAGCAAGCAGCTCGTCCCGGTCTACGACAAGCCGATGGTCTACTACCCGCTCACCACGCTCATGCTGGCGGGCATCACCGACGTGCTCGTCATCACGACGCCCCACGACGCCCCGGCGTTCGCGCGGCTGCTCGGCGACGGGTCGCAGCTGGGGATCTCCGTCACCTACGCGGCGCAGGCCGCCCCGGAGGGCCTGGCGCAGGCGTTCCTCATCGGCGAGGAGTTCCTGGCCGGCGGGCCCGCGGCGCTCGTCCTGGGCGACAACATCTTCTACGGCCCGGGCCTGGGCCACCAGCTCACCCGCTTCGCCGACCTGGACGGGGCCGCGGTGTTCGCCTACCGGGTCGCCGACCCGGAGCGCTACGGCATCGTCACGTTCGACGAGCGGGGCCGGGCCACGCACCTGGAGGAGAAGCCGGCGGCCCCGCGGTCCAGCTACGCCGTCCCGGGGCTGTACTTCTACGGCGACGACGTCGTGGACCTGGCCAAGGAGCTGCGACCGTCGGCGCGCGGCGAGTACGAGATCACCGACCTCAACCGCCGCTACCTCGAGCAGGGCCGGCTGCAGGTCGAGGTGCTCCCCCGCGGCACGGCGTGGCTGGACACCGGCACGGTGGACTCGCTGCTGGACGCCGGCAACTTCGTCCGCACCATCGAGGAGCGGCAGGGGCTCAAGATCGGCTGCCCCGAGGAGGTGGCCTGGCGGACCGGGCTGCTGGACGACGAGGCGCTGCTGCGGGTGGCCTCGTCGCACGGGACGACCGGCTACGGCCGCTACCTGGCCTCGCTCCTGGAGCT
- the rfbB gene encoding dTDP-glucose 4,6-dehydratase: MRLLVTGGAGFIGSHYVRTVLQGGYPGYAPDEVVVLDALTYAGSLTNLDPVADDPRLQVVHGDVRDEAVVDRVVAGTDHVVHLAAESHVDRSIGAATDFVTTNVVGTQVLLDAALRHGTARFVHVSTDEVYGSIDEGSWPEEHPLQPNSPYSASKAGSDLLALAAHRTHGLDVSVTRCSNNYGPYQFPEKVVPLFTTNLLDGGTVPLYGDGGNVRDWLHVSDHCRGLQLVLEGGRAGEVYNIGGGTELTNRELTDRLLAATGRGQDAVVLVEDRKGHDRRYSVDHSKITAELGYAPHVPLDEGLSSTVAWYRDNRSWWEPLRARAAGAR; this comes from the coding sequence ATGCGTCTGCTCGTCACCGGGGGGGCCGGGTTCATCGGCAGCCACTACGTGCGCACCGTCCTGCAGGGCGGCTACCCGGGCTACGCGCCGGACGAGGTCGTCGTCCTGGACGCCCTGACGTACGCCGGCAGCCTGACGAACCTCGACCCGGTCGCTGACGACCCGCGCCTGCAGGTCGTGCACGGCGACGTCCGGGACGAGGCCGTCGTCGACCGGGTGGTCGCCGGCACGGACCACGTCGTCCACCTCGCCGCGGAGTCCCACGTCGACCGCTCGATCGGTGCGGCGACGGACTTCGTGACGACCAACGTCGTCGGCACGCAGGTGCTGCTCGACGCGGCACTGCGCCACGGCACGGCGCGGTTCGTCCACGTCTCCACCGACGAGGTCTACGGCTCGATCGACGAGGGGTCCTGGCCCGAGGAGCACCCGCTGCAGCCCAACAGCCCGTACTCCGCCTCCAAGGCCGGCAGCGACCTGCTGGCGCTCGCCGCCCACCGCACCCACGGCCTCGACGTGAGCGTGACGCGCTGCTCGAACAACTACGGGCCCTACCAGTTCCCCGAGAAGGTCGTCCCGCTGTTCACGACCAACCTGCTCGACGGCGGCACCGTCCCGCTCTACGGGGACGGCGGCAACGTCCGCGACTGGCTGCACGTGTCCGACCACTGCCGCGGCCTGCAGCTGGTGCTCGAGGGCGGGCGGGCCGGCGAGGTCTACAACATCGGCGGCGGCACCGAGCTCACCAACCGCGAGCTCACCGACCGCCTGCTCGCGGCCACCGGGCGCGGGCAGGACGCCGTGGTGCTCGTCGAGGACCGCAAGGGCCACGACCGGCGGTACTCCGTCGACCACTCCAAGATCACCGCCGAGCTGGGGTACGCCCCGCACGTGCCGCTCGACGAGGGCCTGTCGAGCACCGTGGCCTGGTACCGGGACAACCGGTCGTGGTGGGAGCCGCTGCGGGCCCGCGCGGCCGGGGCCCGCTGA